The Acinetobacter sp. GSS19 genome includes a region encoding these proteins:
- the hemN gene encoding oxygen-independent coproporphyrinogen III oxidase — protein sequence MGTSLIQKYNVPGPRYTSYPTVPYWEDSSFSAELWQQSLKRSFNESNVSEGISLYIHLPFCESLCTFCGCHKRVTKRHEVEAPYIAAVLKEWDLYCQLLVNKPRIKEIHLGGGTPTFFSVEHLVQLMQGILSKAEITEEHEFSFEGHPNSTTREHLQALYDLGFRRVSYGVQDYNLTVQKAIHRIQPFEHVERVTQWAREIGYTSISHDLVFGLPFQSLDDVLNTIEKTTSLQPDRLAFYSYAHVPWIKGNGQRGFKDEDVPKDHVKRTLYEEGKKRLLEHGYHEIGMDHFSLASDAMYQSFQQGSLHRNFMGYTASKTQVMIGLGVSSISDSWYSFAQNEKQLEDYYSRLENNEIPVFRGHVLSAEDLMIRKHILNLMCTFQTSWQSVEMQFPELPEVLTQLAEMQQDGLLEILEQGIKVTEQGKPFVRNICMAFDLRLKRKMPNTRIFSMTI from the coding sequence ATGGGTACTTCGCTAATTCAAAAATATAATGTTCCTGGGCCACGCTATACCAGTTATCCGACGGTACCCTATTGGGAAGACAGTTCTTTCTCAGCAGAGCTTTGGCAACAGAGTTTGAAACGTTCCTTTAATGAATCCAATGTCAGTGAAGGCATCAGCTTATATATCCATCTGCCGTTTTGTGAAAGTCTGTGTACCTTTTGTGGCTGTCACAAGCGTGTGACTAAACGTCATGAAGTGGAAGCGCCTTATATTGCTGCTGTGTTGAAAGAGTGGGATCTGTATTGCCAACTGCTGGTCAATAAGCCACGTATCAAGGAAATTCATTTGGGGGGTGGCACGCCGACCTTTTTCTCTGTTGAGCATCTGGTGCAACTGATGCAGGGCATTCTGTCGAAAGCTGAAATTACGGAAGAGCACGAATTCAGCTTTGAAGGCCATCCGAACAGCACTACGCGAGAACATTTGCAGGCCTTATATGATCTCGGGTTTCGCCGGGTCAGCTATGGGGTGCAGGACTATAACCTCACCGTGCAAAAAGCTATTCACCGGATACAGCCATTTGAACATGTCGAGCGTGTGACGCAATGGGCGCGTGAAATCGGCTACACCTCCATCTCGCATGATCTGGTATTCGGTCTGCCATTTCAAAGTCTGGACGATGTGCTGAATACTATCGAGAAAACCACCAGCCTACAGCCAGACCGTTTGGCCTTTTACAGTTATGCCCATGTGCCGTGGATCAAGGGCAATGGCCAGCGTGGTTTTAAAGATGAAGACGTGCCGAAAGACCATGTGAAGCGCACTTTATATGAGGAAGGCAAAAAACGTTTGCTTGAGCACGGTTATCATGAAATCGGTATGGATCATTTTTCGCTTGCCAGTGATGCCATGTACCAGTCCTTCCAGCAGGGCAGCTTACACCGTAATTTTATGGGCTATACCGCTTCTAAGACCCAAGTGATGATTGGTCTAGGGGTTTCCTCGATCAGTGATAGCTGGTACAGCTTTGCGCAGAATGAAAAACAGCTGGAAGATTATTATAGCCGTCTGGAAAATAATGAAATTCCGGTGTTTCGTGGGCATGTGCTGAGCGCAGAAGATCTGATGATCCGCAAACACATTTTAAACCTGATGTGTACCTTCCAGACCTCGTGGCAAAGTGTCGAGATGCAATTTCCAGAATTGCCCGAGGTCCTGACCCAACTGGCTGAAATGCAGCAAGACGGTTTACTGGAGATTCTAGAGCAGGGAATCAAAGTGACTGAACAGGGCAAACCCTTTGTACGCAATATCTGTATGGCTTTTGATTTAAGATTGAAACGCAAGATGCCGAACACCCGCATTTTTTCCATGACCATTTAA
- the ribA gene encoding GTP cyclohydrolase II, with protein MPIEFVASSKLPTAFGDFKISVFQDPATGEEHVALSKGLETPPNGPVLVRIHSECLTGDAFASLKCDCGPQLQATQKMINDAGQGVILYLRQEGRGIGLTNKIRAYALQDQGHDTVDANLMLNLPADAREYDMCPIMLNHLGIQQVKLITNNPLKIEALKAQGIDVVGRVPLTVGKNQFNEDYLKTKRERMSHLYHTDDF; from the coding sequence GTGCCAATAGAATTTGTTGCCTCTTCTAAACTACCGACTGCTTTTGGTGATTTTAAAATTAGTGTTTTTCAAGACCCTGCGACCGGCGAAGAGCATGTGGCACTCTCTAAAGGACTGGAGACACCACCAAATGGTCCGGTGCTGGTACGCATCCATTCTGAATGCCTGACTGGCGACGCCTTTGCCTCGTTAAAATGTGATTGTGGCCCACAATTGCAAGCCACGCAGAAAATGATTAACGATGCCGGACAAGGGGTCATTTTGTATTTGCGTCAGGAAGGTCGTGGCATCGGTCTAACCAATAAAATCCGTGCCTATGCCCTGCAGGATCAAGGTCATGACACGGTGGATGCCAATCTCATGCTCAATTTGCCCGCTGATGCCCGTGAATATGACATGTGCCCGATCATGCTCAATCACTTGGGCATCCAACAGGTGAAGTTGATTACCAATAATCCCCTCAAGATTGAAGCCCTGAAAGCACAAGGCATTGATGTGGTGGGTCGTGTGCCTTTGACGGTAGGCAAAAACCAGTTTAATGAAGATTATCTCAAGACCAAACGTGAACGTATGTCACACCTTTATCATACAGATGACTTCTAA